A genomic region of Fundulus heteroclitus isolate FHET01 chromosome 24, MU-UCD_Fhet_4.1, whole genome shotgun sequence contains the following coding sequences:
- the LOC105916431 gene encoding tubulin alpha chain encodes MRECISMHVGQAGAQMGNACWELYCLEHGIQPDGQMPSGKTIGGGDDSFNTFFSETGAGKHVPRAIFVDLEPTVIDEVRTGTYRQLFHPEQLITGKEDAANNYARGHYTVGKEIIDLVLDRTRKLADQCTGLQGFLIFHSFGGGTGSGFTSLLMERLSVDYGKKSKLEFAVYPAPQVSTAVVEPYNSILTTHTTLEHSDCAFMVDNEAIYDICRRNLDIERPTYTNLNRLIGQIVSSITASLRFDGALNVDLTEFQTNLVPYPRIHFPLATYAPVISAEKAYHEQLTVADITNACFEPANQMVKCDPRHGKYMACCLLYRGDVVPKDVNSAIATIKTKRSIQFVDWCPTGFKVGINYQPPTVVPGGDLAKVQRAVCMLSNTTAIAEAWARLDHKFDLMYAKRAFVHWYVGEGMEEGEFSEAREDMAALEKDYEEVGTDSVGEEDEGEEY; translated from the exons CGTGAGTGTATTTCAATGCATGTCGGCCAGGCCGGTGCCCAGATGggcaatgcatgctgggagctcTACTGCTTGGAGCACGGCATCCAGCCTGACGGCCAGATGCCCAGCGGCAAGACCATCGGCGGCGGGGACGACTCCTTCAACACGTTCTTCAGCGAGACCGGCGCCGGCAAACACGTGCCCAGGGCCATCTTTGTGGACCTGGAGCCCACCGTGATCG aCGAAGTGCGCACAGGAACGTACCGGCAGCTGTTCCACCCGGAGCAGCTGATCACGGGCAAAGAGGACGCCGCCAACAACTACGCCCGCGGCCACTACACCGTCGGCAAGGAGATCATCGACCTGGTTCTGGACCGGACTCGTAAGCTG GCGGACCAGTGCACCGGGCTCCAGGGCTTCCTCATCTTCCACTCCTTCGGCGGCGGCACCGGCTCCGGCTTCACCTCCCTGCTCATGGAGCGCCTCTCCGTCGACTACGGCAAGAAGTCCAAGCTGGAGTTCGCCGTCTACCCGGCGCCGCAGGTGTCCACGGCGGTGGTGGAGCCCTACAACTCCATCCTGACCACCCACACCACCCTGGAGCACTCGGACTGCGCCTTCATGGTGGACAACGAGGCCATCTACGACATCTGCCGCCGGAACCTGGACATCGAGCGCCCCACCTACACCAACCTGAACCGGCTCATCGGCCAGATCGTGTCCTCCATCACCGCGTCTCTGCGCTTCGACGGCGCCCTCAACGTGGACCTGACGGAGTTCCAGACCAACCTGGTGCCGTACCCCCGCATCCACTTCCCCCTGGCCACCTACGCGCCGGTCATCTCCGCAGAGAAGGCGTACCACGAGCAGCTGACGGTGGCCGACATCACCAACGCCTGCTTCGAGCCGGCCAATCAGATGGTGAAGTGCGACCCCCGCCACGGTAAGTACATGGCGTGCTGCCTGCTGTACCGCGGCGACGTGGTGCCCAAAGACGTCAACTCGGCCATCGCCACCATCAAGACCAAGCGCTCCATCCAGTTCGTGGACTGGTGTCCCACCGGCTTCAAGGTGGGCATCAACTACCAGCCCCCCACCGTGGTTCCTGGAGGAGACCTGGCTAAAGTCCAGAGGGCCGTCTGCATGCTGAGCAACACCACCGCCATCGCTGAGGCCTGGGCCCGTCTGGACCACAAGTTTGACCTCATGTACGCCAAGAGGGCCTTCGTCCACTGGTACGTGGGCGAGGGCATGGAGGAGGGGGAGTTCTCCGAGGCCAGGGAGGACATGGCCGCCCTGGAGAAGGACTACGAGGAGGTGGGCACCGACAGCGTGGGAGAGGAGGACGAAGGAGAAGAGTACTGA